One stretch of Micromonospora echinospora DNA includes these proteins:
- a CDS encoding AMIN-like domain-containing (lipo)protein: MTPQRVPLLAGLVVLFAAACTATGHDGASTAPTPTAAAVPAATATQTTPTPPVPTEAASTGGSWRVTWDWAVPGQPARVAHRVRVPVTPPPGEPLPVLVAVDVGDHPAEGFSRITFAFRGPTPSYQVAYVPRVVTEGRGAPVALPGTAYLSVRFEPAQAHDARGGGTADLPPAAIRFPTLRGWAVAGDFEGHLSFGLGLLPPDGGRLPVRLGESTRPDGTHVVVVDVRRS, from the coding sequence ATGACTCCTCAGCGCGTACCGCTGCTCGCCGGCCTGGTCGTGCTGTTCGCGGCGGCCTGCACGGCGACCGGCCACGACGGCGCGTCCACGGCGCCCACCCCGACGGCCGCGGCGGTCCCCGCGGCGACCGCGACGCAGACCACGCCCACTCCGCCCGTGCCGACCGAAGCGGCCTCGACGGGCGGCTCGTGGCGTGTCACCTGGGACTGGGCCGTGCCCGGCCAGCCGGCCCGGGTGGCCCACCGGGTACGGGTGCCGGTCACGCCGCCGCCCGGGGAGCCGCTGCCTGTCCTGGTAGCGGTGGACGTCGGCGACCACCCGGCGGAGGGCTTCAGCCGGATCACCTTCGCGTTCCGCGGGCCCACCCCGTCCTACCAGGTCGCCTATGTGCCGCGGGTGGTGACCGAGGGCCGGGGCGCGCCGGTCGCGCTGCCCGGTACGGCGTACCTGTCGGTGCGGTTCGAGCCGGCCCAGGCACACGACGCACGCGGCGGCGGAACGGCGGACCTGCCGCCGGCGGCGATCCGCTTCCCGACGCTGCGCGGATGGGCGGTGGCCGGCGACTTCGAGGGGCACCTCAGTTTCGGGCTCGGCCTGCTGCCGCCGGACGGCGGCCGCCTGCCGGTGCGGCTGGGGGAGTCCACCCGCCCGGACGGTACGCACGTCGTGGTCGTCGACGTGCGGCGCAGCTGA
- a CDS encoding SCO0607 family lipoprotein, whose translation MTVLAVLGLAGLMATTGCSLRQSICGSDEYPVIAVGPQGGSSCVPDGQEPSPPYVRYPEGKVPQHVDDEWDVYWRTHGIDENNNIIDR comes from the coding sequence ATGACCGTTCTTGCCGTGCTCGGACTGGCCGGCCTGATGGCGACCACCGGCTGCTCGCTGCGGCAGAGCATCTGCGGCAGCGACGAGTACCCGGTGATCGCGGTCGGCCCGCAGGGCGGCAGTTCCTGCGTGCCGGACGGCCAGGAGCCGTCCCCCCCGTACGTGCGCTACCCGGAGGGCAAGGTGCCGCAGCACGTCGACGACGAGTGGGACGTCTACTGGCGCACCCACGGCATCGACGAGAACAACAACATCATCGACCGCTGA
- a CDS encoding AfsR/SARP family transcriptional regulator: MELQIRLLGTVELCVDGETVTPGAAKRRAVLAGLAIEANHSVSLPRLARMVWSDHPPTSATANLRTHAAGLRRTMGDRLVARPQAYELRLAPHELDVTEFQRLAGQGRSLLASADPAGAIDTLTSALAWWRGPSGDGLPRSTALDNRWAALDEQRLQVFEELTEARLAAGEHAHLLSELRAHLAAHPLRERAWGHLMLALYRCGDVPAALTVYRDARAVLDEQLGLEPGAELARLHRAMLDRAPELSYVEPGGAAVTASAPVADLRPAVGWAVPRELPADPLTYVARTGETADVVAALTAEAPAAVVVTGAPGSGKTTLAVRAGHAVSDLFPDGQVFVDLGYRTSVTAGEVLARVLRALGVPAADVPEKTDERAGWFRSLVAGRRLLLVVDGVTRAAQVRPLLPAGPGPALITVAQRHLGSLDGVRRVALRPVGSAQARDLLATLAGPEQLAAEPAATADLVRICGGSLLALRIAGARLGRRSGASVSTLVAELGDGRARLDLLAYEDLSVRASLATGVAVVRSDDELAGRMLELLGARPGTPVHTAADQLGVSPQRAHRALDDLVDAHLAQRDRHGGYRLPTLVSDYAAELAAVGHVSVREAAEHLFDPWAA; encoded by the coding sequence ATGGAACTTCAGATTCGGCTTCTGGGCACAGTGGAGCTGTGCGTCGACGGCGAGACCGTCACGCCCGGCGCGGCGAAGAGACGGGCCGTCCTGGCCGGGCTGGCGATCGAGGCGAACCACTCGGTCTCCCTGCCCCGGCTGGCCCGGATGGTCTGGTCCGACCACCCGCCGACGTCCGCCACTGCCAACCTCCGTACTCACGCGGCGGGCCTGCGGCGCACGATGGGCGACCGGCTGGTCGCCCGTCCGCAGGCGTACGAGCTGAGGCTGGCGCCGCACGAGCTGGACGTGACCGAGTTCCAGCGACTGGCGGGGCAGGGGCGGTCACTGCTCGCGTCGGCCGATCCGGCCGGCGCGATCGACACGCTCACTTCGGCCCTGGCCTGGTGGCGGGGCCCGTCCGGTGACGGCCTGCCCCGGAGCACCGCGCTGGACAACCGGTGGGCCGCCCTCGACGAGCAGCGGCTACAGGTCTTCGAGGAACTGACCGAGGCGCGGCTGGCCGCCGGTGAGCACGCCCACCTCCTGTCCGAGCTGCGCGCGCACCTGGCCGCGCACCCGTTGCGGGAGCGGGCCTGGGGGCACCTGATGCTCGCCCTCTACCGGTGCGGGGACGTGCCGGCCGCGCTCACCGTCTACCGGGACGCCCGGGCCGTCCTCGACGAGCAGCTCGGCCTCGAACCCGGCGCGGAACTGGCCCGGCTGCACCGGGCGATGCTGGACCGCGCGCCGGAGCTGTCGTACGTCGAGCCGGGAGGCGCTGCCGTGACCGCCTCGGCGCCGGTCGCGGACCTTCGCCCCGCCGTCGGCTGGGCGGTGCCGCGGGAGTTGCCGGCGGACCCGCTCACCTACGTCGCGCGTACCGGGGAAACCGCCGACGTGGTGGCGGCGCTGACAGCGGAGGCCCCGGCCGCCGTGGTCGTCACCGGCGCCCCGGGCAGCGGCAAGACCACCCTCGCGGTACGCGCCGGGCACGCCGTGTCCGACCTGTTCCCCGACGGGCAGGTCTTCGTGGACCTCGGGTACCGGACCTCGGTGACGGCGGGGGAGGTGCTGGCCCGGGTGCTGCGCGCGCTCGGCGTGCCGGCCGCCGACGTCCCCGAGAAGACCGACGAGCGGGCCGGCTGGTTCCGCTCGCTGGTGGCCGGCCGCCGGCTGCTGCTCGTCGTAGACGGGGTCACCCGGGCGGCGCAGGTGCGCCCGCTGCTGCCCGCCGGCCCCGGCCCGGCGCTGATCACCGTCGCTCAGCGGCACCTGGGCAGCCTGGACGGCGTACGCCGGGTGGCGCTGCGCCCGGTCGGGAGCGCGCAGGCCCGCGACCTGCTGGCGACCCTCGCCGGGCCGGAGCAGCTGGCCGCCGAGCCGGCGGCCACCGCCGACCTGGTACGGATCTGCGGTGGCTCGCTGCTCGCCCTGCGCATCGCCGGCGCCCGGCTGGGGCGGCGGTCCGGTGCGTCGGTGTCCACCCTCGTCGCCGAGCTGGGGGACGGGCGGGCCCGGCTGGACCTGCTGGCCTACGAGGACCTGTCGGTACGGGCGAGCCTGGCCACCGGCGTGGCGGTGGTCCGCTCCGACGACGAGCTGGCCGGCCGGATGCTCGAACTGCTCGGCGCGCGGCCGGGCACGCCGGTGCACACGGCCGCGGACCAGCTCGGCGTCTCCCCCCAGCGGGCGCACCGCGCCTTGGACGACCTGGTCGACGCGCACCTGGCGCAGCGGGACCGGCACGGCGGCTACCGGCTGCCGACGCTGGTGAGCGACTACGCCGCCGAACTGGCAGCGGTGGGCCACGTGTCCGTTCGCGAGGCGGCCGAGCATCTGTTCGACCCGTGGGCCGCCTGA
- a CDS encoding ABC transporter substrate-binding protein, whose amino-acid sequence MTTVPDTAARRPAGRAAAAAAALALVAPLAACGSGGDGGVPTINLYYPPEQNLQKVVDNCNTAAQGRYRIDYRVLPREADEQRVQMVRRLAAQDSGMDVLGLDVTWTQEFASAKWIREWTGQDKADVEQGTLAGPLDTARYEDKLYAAPKNTNVQLLWYRTDLVSQPPKTWDEMISAAQQLKEQGKPYQVLTMGAQYEGLVVLYNTLAESAGGKILSDDGKKAEMDAGAVRALDQLKKFATSGVTSPSFSNALEDPVRLEFQSGKGAFQVNWPFVYPALQEANPELAKNVKWARVPGIDPGTPSKVTIGGVNLAVSSYSKHPEEAFEVARCLRNAENQKFSAVNDGVPPTIEAVYDDPEMTEAYPMKETILEELKEPAVRPLTPAYQSISTVMSAILSPPSAIRPEQTADELRKAISDALESKGVLP is encoded by the coding sequence ATGACGACAGTCCCCGACACGGCCGCACGACGGCCGGCCGGACGCGCGGCGGCGGCAGCCGCCGCGCTCGCGTTGGTGGCCCCGCTGGCCGCCTGCGGGTCCGGCGGCGACGGCGGCGTCCCCACGATCAACCTGTACTACCCGCCGGAGCAGAACCTGCAGAAGGTCGTCGACAACTGCAACACGGCGGCGCAGGGCCGGTACCGGATCGATTACCGGGTGCTGCCGCGCGAGGCCGACGAGCAGCGGGTGCAGATGGTCCGGCGGCTCGCCGCGCAGGACAGCGGGATGGACGTGCTCGGCCTGGACGTCACGTGGACCCAGGAGTTCGCCAGCGCGAAGTGGATCCGGGAGTGGACCGGCCAGGACAAGGCCGACGTGGAGCAGGGCACGCTGGCCGGCCCGCTGGACACCGCCCGGTACGAGGACAAGCTCTACGCCGCGCCCAAGAACACCAACGTGCAGCTGCTGTGGTACCGGACCGACCTGGTGTCGCAGCCGCCGAAGACCTGGGACGAGATGATCTCCGCCGCCCAGCAGCTCAAGGAGCAGGGCAAGCCGTACCAGGTGCTGACCATGGGCGCCCAGTACGAGGGCCTCGTGGTCCTCTACAACACGCTCGCCGAGAGCGCCGGCGGCAAGATCCTCAGTGACGACGGCAAGAAGGCGGAGATGGACGCCGGCGCGGTACGCGCGCTCGACCAGCTCAAGAAGTTCGCCACGTCCGGCGTGACCTCGCCGTCGTTCAGCAACGCGCTGGAGGACCCGGTGCGGCTGGAGTTCCAGTCCGGCAAGGGCGCGTTCCAGGTGAACTGGCCGTTCGTCTACCCGGCGCTCCAGGAGGCCAACCCCGAACTGGCGAAGAACGTGAAGTGGGCCCGGGTACCGGGCATCGACCCGGGCACCCCCAGCAAGGTCACCATCGGCGGGGTCAACCTGGCGGTCAGCAGCTACTCGAAGCACCCGGAGGAGGCGTTCGAGGTGGCCCGCTGCCTGCGCAACGCCGAGAACCAGAAGTTCTCCGCCGTCAACGACGGCGTGCCGCCCACCATCGAGGCCGTCTACGACGACCCGGAGATGACCGAGGCGTACCCGATGAAGGAGACCATCCTGGAGGAGCTGAAGGAGCCGGCGGTGCGGCCGCTGACCCCGGCCTACCAGAGCATCTCCACGGTGATGTCGGCGATCCTGTCGCCGCCGTCGGCGATCCGGCCCGAGCAGACCGCTGACGAGCTGCGCAAGGCGATCTCCGACGCGCTGGAGTCGAAGGGGGTTCTGCCATGA
- a CDS encoding carbohydrate ABC transporter permease: MSVNATPAGAQAAAEAEAEQPGGRHAAVPEQRSRRGSRAPLSENKRAERRLGWLLCAPAALVMVLVTAYPILYSVWLSLQRFDLRFPDERQFVGLENYVTVLTNDFWWTAFGVTALITVVTVAVELVLGMGLALIMHRTLVGRGIVRTAALIPYGIVTVVAAFSWRYAWTPGTGYLANLFDGSAPLTERASSLAIIMLAEIWKTTPFMALLLMAGLALVPEDLLKAASTDGATAWQRFTKVMLPVMKPAILVALLFRTLDAFRVFDNIFVLTNGGNETSSVSMLAYNNLIRGLNLGIGSTMSVLIFITVAIIAFVFVKLFGTAAPGSDDGERR; encoded by the coding sequence ATGAGCGTGAACGCCACCCCGGCCGGCGCACAGGCCGCTGCCGAGGCAGAGGCCGAGCAGCCCGGCGGCCGGCACGCCGCGGTGCCGGAGCAGCGGTCCCGGCGCGGCTCCCGCGCCCCGCTGAGCGAGAACAAGCGGGCCGAACGGCGGCTCGGCTGGCTGCTGTGCGCGCCGGCCGCGCTGGTCATGGTGCTGGTCACCGCGTACCCGATCCTGTACTCGGTCTGGCTGTCGCTGCAACGCTTCGACCTGCGCTTCCCCGACGAGCGGCAGTTCGTCGGGCTGGAGAACTACGTCACAGTCCTCACCAACGACTTCTGGTGGACCGCGTTCGGGGTGACCGCCCTGATCACCGTGGTCACCGTCGCGGTCGAGCTGGTGCTCGGCATGGGCCTGGCGCTGATCATGCACCGGACCCTCGTCGGCCGGGGCATCGTCCGCACCGCCGCGCTGATCCCGTACGGCATCGTCACCGTGGTCGCGGCGTTCTCCTGGCGGTACGCCTGGACGCCGGGCACCGGCTACCTGGCGAACCTGTTCGACGGCAGCGCCCCGCTGACCGAGCGGGCCAGCTCGCTGGCGATCATCATGCTCGCGGAGATCTGGAAGACCACGCCGTTCATGGCGCTGCTGCTGATGGCCGGGCTGGCGCTGGTGCCGGAGGACCTGCTCAAGGCGGCCTCCACCGACGGCGCGACGGCGTGGCAGCGGTTCACCAAGGTGATGCTGCCGGTGATGAAGCCGGCCATCCTGGTCGCGCTGCTGTTCCGCACGCTCGACGCGTTCCGGGTCTTCGACAACATCTTCGTGCTCACCAACGGCGGCAACGAGACGTCGTCGGTGTCGATGCTCGCCTACAACAACCTGATCCGGGGCCTGAACCTCGGCATCGGCTCCACGATGTCGGTGCTGATCTTCATCACCGTGGCGATCATCGCCTTCGTGTTCGTGAAGCTGTTCGGCACCGCTGCCCCGGGCAGCGACGATGGGGAGAGGCGCTGA